From a single Leclercia sp. AS011 genomic region:
- a CDS encoding LacI family DNA-binding transcriptional regulator has protein sequence MKAITLYDVARLAGVSYQTVSRVINDAAHVSARTREKVLQAMAELHYVPNRGAQQLAGKRTRTLGLITTDLALHAPSQIASAVKTRAGERGASVLISMVENPQQCLAAVQELLAQRVEGLLVNVPLENEQAESLQAQAVPVPVLFLDVSPTARVHSLVFDAEQGATLGAQLLLALGHQRIALLGGPQSSVSARARLAGWLSALKSASLEPSAIAEGDWSAASGYEKGHQLLAGAALPQAILVANDQMALGVMRACAEKGIAVPGQLSVVGFDDTTDSAWFTPPLTTVRQAFREAGLRSVEWLLAQQGHVGQDPAQTCLPVTLIERHSTARAGIPQGSEDLAQQLKSLALLAEQLARR, from the coding sequence ATGAAAGCCATAACCCTTTACGATGTTGCCCGCCTGGCGGGCGTCTCCTATCAAACCGTCTCGCGGGTCATTAACGATGCGGCGCATGTCTCCGCCCGGACCCGGGAGAAAGTGCTGCAGGCGATGGCCGAGCTGCACTATGTCCCTAACCGTGGTGCCCAACAGCTGGCCGGGAAACGCACCCGCACGCTGGGGCTGATCACCACCGATCTGGCCCTGCACGCCCCGTCGCAAATTGCCTCGGCGGTCAAGACCCGGGCAGGCGAGCGCGGGGCGAGCGTGTTGATCTCGATGGTCGAAAATCCGCAGCAGTGTCTGGCCGCCGTGCAGGAGCTGCTGGCCCAGCGGGTCGAAGGATTGCTGGTCAACGTGCCGCTGGAGAACGAGCAGGCGGAAAGCCTGCAGGCGCAGGCCGTTCCGGTGCCCGTATTATTCCTTGATGTCTCGCCCACCGCCCGGGTGCACAGTCTGGTGTTTGATGCCGAACAGGGGGCAACCCTTGGCGCGCAGCTTCTGCTGGCGCTGGGCCATCAGCGGATCGCCCTGCTCGGCGGGCCGCAAAGTTCCGTTTCGGCGCGGGCTCGTCTGGCGGGCTGGCTGTCCGCGCTGAAGTCGGCGAGCCTGGAGCCCAGCGCCATCGCCGAGGGTGACTGGAGCGCCGCCTCGGGGTATGAGAAAGGCCACCAGCTGCTGGCCGGGGCTGCGCTTCCGCAGGCGATCCTGGTGGCAAACGATCAGATGGCGCTCGGCGTGATGCGCGCCTGTGCTGAAAAGGGCATTGCCGTGCCAGGCCAGCTGTCGGTGGTGGGGTTTGACGATACCACCGACAGCGCCTGGTTTACCCCGCCGCTGACCACCGTTCGCCAGGCCTTTCGCGAGGCCGGGCTGCGCAGCGTGGAGTGGCTACTGGCGCAGCAGGGGCATGTCGGGCAGGATCCTGCGCAAACCTGTCTCCCGGTCACCCTGATCGAGCGTCACTCTACCGCCCGGGCAGGGATCCCTCAGGGCAGTGAGGATCTGGCCCAGCAGCTAAAATCCCTGGCGCTGCTGGCCGAACAGCTGGCGCGTCGCTAA
- a CDS encoding YbaY family lipoprotein translates to MKLVHVLSGLAVAVALSACADKSADIQTPAPNPNTAGVAAQPTIQQPNVSGTIWIRQKVALPPDAVLTVTLSDASLADSPSKVLAQQATRTEGKQAPFKFELPFNPADVQPNARILLSAAITINDKVVLMTDIVKPVINQGGTKADLVLVPVQQTSLPLQPGGGAPTTVPSTSPTQVSPSTATPAPTQL, encoded by the coding sequence ATGAAACTCGTGCACGTGTTAAGTGGTTTAGCGGTAGCGGTTGCTCTCTCTGCCTGCGCGGATAAAAGTGCAGACATCCAGACGCCAGCGCCAAACCCAAATACTGCTGGCGTGGCGGCTCAGCCGACCATTCAGCAGCCTAATGTTTCCGGGACCATCTGGATCCGTCAGAAAGTGGCTTTGCCGCCGGATGCGGTATTAACCGTCACCCTGTCTGATGCCTCGCTGGCCGATTCACCGTCGAAAGTACTGGCGCAGCAGGCGACCCGTACCGAAGGTAAACAGGCGCCGTTCAAGTTTGAACTGCCGTTTAACCCGGCGGATGTGCAGCCTAATGCCCGTATCCTGCTGAGCGCTGCGATCACCATTAATGACAAGGTTGTGCTGATGACCGATATCGTGAAACCGGTCATTAACCAGGGCGGCACCAAAGCCGATCTGGTACTGGTACCGGTTCAGCAGACCTCATTGCCGTTACAGCCTGGCGGCGGTGCACCTACTACCGTTCCGTCCACCTCGCCAACTCAGGTCAGCCCGTCTACGGCTACCCCGGCTCCGACCCAGCTTTAA
- a CDS encoding Lrp/AsnC family transcriptional regulator — MLDKIDRKLLSLLQSDCTLSLQALADAVNLTTTPCWKRLKRLEDEGILLGRVALLDPEKLGLGLTAFVLIKTQHHSSDWYCGFVSVVSEMPEVLGFWRMAGEYDYLMRVQVADMKRYDDFYKRLVNSVPGLSNVTSSFAMEQIKYTTALPIE, encoded by the coding sequence ATGCTAGATAAAATTGACCGTAAGCTGCTGTCCTTACTGCAAAGCGACTGCACCCTCTCTTTGCAGGCGCTGGCGGATGCCGTTAATCTGACCACCACGCCCTGCTGGAAACGCCTCAAGCGACTCGAAGATGAAGGCATCCTGCTGGGACGCGTGGCGCTGCTCGATCCTGAAAAACTGGGGCTTGGACTGACCGCGTTTGTTCTGATAAAAACGCAGCACCACAGCAGCGACTGGTACTGCGGGTTCGTCAGCGTGGTATCCGAGATGCCGGAAGTGCTGGGCTTCTGGCGCATGGCGGGCGAATACGACTACCTGATGCGCGTTCAGGTGGCGGACATGAAACGCTATGATGATTTCTATAAACGGCTGGTCAACAGCGTGCCAGGTCTGTCGAATGTCACCTCCAGCTTTGCGATGGAACAGATAAAATACACCACCGCCTTACCCATTGAATAA
- the yczE gene encoding membrane protein YczE, translating to MLRRLLQLYVGLSLYGLSTAMFVRSDLGADPWNVFHLGVAKLLAMDIGTVIILTGVLVLLLWIPLRLRPGLGTISNVIVIGLAADVALTFIPAIDSLVARSLLLVSALIVNALATGMYIGAGFGAGPRDGLMTGINARTGWSVRSVRTAIEITVLLTGCVLGGTFGVGTVLYALSIGPLIQICLPWFRQKPRILAPEPERVV from the coding sequence ATGTTGCGTCGATTACTTCAGCTTTACGTCGGATTAAGCCTGTATGGCCTGTCAACGGCGATGTTTGTGCGTTCGGATCTGGGGGCCGATCCCTGGAATGTCTTCCACCTTGGGGTGGCAAAACTGCTGGCAATGGATATTGGCACCGTCATCATTCTGACCGGTGTGCTGGTGCTGCTGCTGTGGATCCCGCTGCGGCTGCGCCCGGGCCTGGGCACCATCAGTAACGTCATTGTCATTGGCCTGGCTGCCGACGTGGCGCTGACGTTTATCCCGGCTATCGACTCCCTGGTAGCGCGCAGCCTGTTGCTGGTCAGCGCGCTGATCGTCAATGCGCTGGCGACCGGCATGTACATTGGCGCCGGGTTTGGTGCCGGGCCGCGCGACGGCCTGATGACCGGGATTAACGCCCGCACCGGCTGGTCGGTCCGCAGCGTGCGCACGGCAATTGAGATTACTGTCCTGCTGACTGGCTGCGTGCTGGGGGGGACGTTTGGCGTAGGCACTGTGTTGTATGCGTTAAGCATTGGCCCGCTGATCCAGATCTGTTTGCCGTGGTTTCGTCAGAAGCCACGAATCTTAGCCCCTGAGCCTGAGCGGGTTGTCTGA
- a CDS encoding SmdB family multidrug efflux ABC transporter permease/ATP-binding protein, whose translation MRSFSQLWPTLKRLLAYGSPWRKPLSLAVVLLWIAAIAEVTGPLLISYFIDNMVAKNYLPLGLVTGLAVAYIGLQLLAAGLHYAQSLLFNQAAVGVVQQLRTDVMDAALRQPLSAFDTQPVGQIISRVTNDTEVIRDLYVTVVATVLRSAALVGAMLVAMFSLEWRMALVAMAIFPAVMIVMIIYQRYSTPIVRRVRAYLADINDGFNEVINGMSVIQQFRQQERFGERMGEASRSHYMARMQTLRLDGFLLRPLLSLFSALVLCGLLMQFGFAAGGTIEVGVLYAFISYLGRLNEPLIELTTQQSMLQQAVVAGERVFELMDRPRQAYGNDNRDLQSGTIEFDKVSFAYRDDRLVLQDIDLKVPSRSFVALVGHTGSGKSTLASLLMGYYPLTEGEIRLDGRPLATLSHAALRKGVAMVQQDPVVLADTFFANVTLGRPFSEEQVWDVLEKVQLAELARGLHDGIQTRLGEQGNNLSVGQKQLLALARVLIETPQVLILDEATASIDSGTEQAIQQALAAVREHTTLVVIAHRLSTIVEADTILVLHRGQAVERGTHKQLLEAKGRYWQMYQLQLAGEELAASTREESLSA comes from the coding sequence ATGCGTAGTTTTTCCCAGCTGTGGCCCACCCTTAAACGCCTGCTGGCGTATGGCTCGCCGTGGCGCAAACCGCTGTCGCTGGCGGTGGTACTGCTGTGGATTGCGGCGATTGCCGAAGTGACCGGCCCGCTGCTGATCAGCTATTTCATCGACAACATGGTGGCTAAAAACTACCTTCCGCTCGGCCTGGTGACCGGGCTGGCGGTGGCCTATATCGGCCTGCAGCTGCTGGCGGCCGGGCTGCACTATGCCCAGTCGCTGCTGTTTAACCAGGCGGCCGTCGGGGTGGTGCAGCAGTTACGTACCGACGTGATGGATGCCGCCCTGCGCCAGCCCCTGAGCGCCTTCGATACTCAGCCCGTCGGGCAGATCATCTCCCGCGTCACCAACGATACGGAAGTGATCCGCGATCTCTATGTCACGGTGGTAGCCACGGTGCTGCGTAGCGCCGCCCTGGTCGGTGCCATGCTGGTGGCGATGTTCAGCCTCGAGTGGCGCATGGCGCTGGTGGCGATGGCCATCTTCCCGGCGGTGATGATTGTGATGATCATCTACCAGCGTTACAGCACGCCGATCGTCCGCCGCGTGCGGGCCTATCTGGCGGATATTAACGATGGCTTCAACGAAGTGATCAACGGCATGAGCGTTATCCAGCAGTTCCGCCAGCAGGAGCGTTTTGGCGAGCGCATGGGCGAGGCCAGCCGCTCCCACTATATGGCCCGCATGCAGACCCTGCGGTTGGATGGTTTTCTCCTGCGCCCGCTGCTCAGCCTGTTCTCGGCGCTGGTGCTGTGCGGGCTGCTGATGCAGTTTGGTTTTGCCGCTGGCGGCACCATTGAGGTCGGGGTGCTGTATGCCTTTATCAGCTATCTGGGCCGTCTTAACGAGCCGCTGATCGAGCTGACCACCCAGCAGTCGATGCTGCAGCAGGCGGTGGTTGCCGGCGAGCGCGTCTTCGAGCTGATGGATCGCCCGCGTCAGGCCTACGGCAATGACAATCGTGACCTGCAAAGCGGCACCATTGAGTTTGATAAGGTCTCCTTCGCCTATCGCGATGACCGGCTGGTTTTACAGGACATCGATCTGAAGGTGCCCTCCCGGAGCTTTGTCGCGCTGGTGGGCCATACCGGCAGCGGTAAGAGTACTCTCGCCAGCCTGCTGATGGGCTACTACCCGCTCACCGAAGGGGAGATTCGCCTCGACGGGCGTCCGCTCGCCACCCTGAGCCACGCCGCGCTGCGTAAAGGGGTGGCGATGGTGCAGCAGGATCCGGTGGTGCTGGCCGATACCTTCTTCGCCAACGTCACGCTCGGGCGGCCGTTCAGCGAGGAGCAGGTATGGGACGTGCTGGAAAAAGTTCAGCTGGCGGAGCTGGCCCGCGGCCTGCATGACGGCATTCAAACCCGTCTGGGCGAGCAGGGGAATAACCTCTCGGTGGGGCAGAAACAGCTGCTGGCCCTGGCCCGGGTGCTGATTGAAACGCCGCAGGTGCTGATCCTTGATGAAGCCACGGCCAGCATTGATTCCGGCACCGAGCAGGCGATCCAGCAGGCGCTGGCCGCAGTGCGTGAACACACCACTCTGGTGGTTATCGCCCACCGCCTGTCGACCATTGTCGAGGCCGATACCATTCTGGTGCTTCATCGTGGCCAGGCGGTTGAGCGCGGCACCCACAAGCAACTGCTTGAGGCGAAAGGGCGTTACTGGCAGATGTATCAGCTGCAGCTGGCCGGTGAAGAGCTGGCGGCCAGCACGCGCGAAGAGTCGCTCAGCGCCTGA
- a CDS encoding MGMT family protein — MDEHDSFPQRVWQIVASIPEGTVTTYGEVARLAGSPRAARQVGGVLKRLPEGSTLPWHRVVNRHGAISLTGPDLQRQRQALLSEGVQVSGSGQIDLQQYRWRY; from the coding sequence ATGGACGAGCACGACTCATTTCCCCAGCGGGTCTGGCAGATAGTGGCCTCAATTCCAGAAGGGACAGTCACCACCTATGGCGAAGTGGCACGGCTGGCCGGTTCTCCGCGCGCGGCACGGCAGGTGGGCGGCGTGCTGAAACGGCTGCCGGAAGGAAGTACCCTGCCCTGGCATCGGGTGGTGAACCGCCACGGCGCGATCTCCTTAACCGGCCCTGATTTACAGCGTCAGCGTCAGGCCTTGCTCAGCGAAGGGGTGCAGGTATCAGGAAGTGGACAGATCGATTTGCAGCAGTACCGCTGGCGGTATTAA
- the glnK gene encoding P-II family nitrogen regulator, which yields MKLVTVVIKPFKLEDVREALSSMGIQGLTVTEVKGFGRQKGHAELYRGAEYSVNFLPKVKIDVAIADDQLDEVIDVISKAAYTGKIGDGKIFVAELQRVIRIRTGEADEAAL from the coding sequence ATGAAGCTGGTTACCGTGGTCATCAAACCATTCAAGCTCGAAGACGTGCGTGAAGCACTCTCTTCTATGGGTATTCAGGGACTGACCGTCACCGAGGTGAAAGGCTTTGGGCGACAGAAAGGTCATGCGGAGCTGTACCGTGGTGCGGAATACAGCGTCAACTTCCTGCCAAAAGTGAAGATTGACGTGGCAATCGCCGACGATCAGCTGGATGAAGTTATCGACGTAATTAGTAAAGCCGCCTACACCGGCAAAATTGGCGACGGCAAAATTTTCGTTGCTGAGCTGCAACGCGTTATTCGCATTCGTACAGGCGAAGCCGACGAAGCGGCACTGTAA
- a CDS encoding SmdA family multidrug ABC transporter permease/ATP-binding protein: MRLFAQLSWYFRREWRRYLGAVALLIIIAVLQLIPPKVVGYVVDGVTEQHYTTARVMMWIGTLVLTAVVVYLLRYVWRVLLFGASYQLAVELREDFYRQLSRQHPEFYLRHRTGDLIARATNDVDRVVFAAGEGVLTLVDSLVMGCAVLIVMSTQISWQLTLLALLPMPIMALAIKRYGDQLHQRFKLAQAAFSSLNDRTQESLTSIRMIKAFGLEDRQSALFAADAADTGAKNLRVARIDARFDPTIYIAIGTANLLAIGGGSWMVINGSLTLGQLTSFAMYLGLMIWPMLALAWMFNIVERGSAAYSRIRAMLAEAPVVNDGSERVPDGRGELNFSVRAFAYPHTEKTTLENVHFTLQPGQMLGICGPTGAGKSTVLSLIQRHFDIDQGEIRFHDIPLTQLQLDSWRSRLAVVSQTPFLFSDSVANNIALGCPEATREAIEHVARLASVHEDILRLPQGYETEVGERGVMLSGGQKQRISIARALLLNAEILILDDALSAVDGRTEHQILHNLRQWGEGRTVIISAHRLSALTEASEILVMQHGHIAQRGQHEQLAEQPGWYRDMYRYQQLEAALDEVPEMNEEAADA, from the coding sequence GTGCGATTATTTGCTCAGTTAAGCTGGTACTTCCGCCGGGAGTGGCGACGCTATCTCGGTGCAGTGGCCCTGCTTATTATCATTGCCGTCCTGCAGCTCATCCCGCCAAAAGTGGTGGGCTATGTCGTGGATGGCGTAACGGAACAGCATTACACCACCGCACGGGTGATGATGTGGATCGGCACCCTGGTGCTGACAGCGGTGGTGGTCTATCTGCTGCGCTATGTCTGGCGCGTGCTGCTGTTCGGAGCCTCTTACCAGCTGGCAGTCGAGCTGCGGGAAGATTTTTACCGTCAGCTCAGCCGCCAGCATCCGGAATTTTACCTGCGTCACCGCACCGGGGATCTGATTGCCCGCGCCACTAACGACGTGGATCGCGTGGTCTTTGCCGCCGGGGAAGGGGTACTGACCCTGGTGGACTCATTGGTGATGGGCTGCGCGGTACTGATTGTGATGTCGACCCAAATCAGCTGGCAGTTGACCCTGCTGGCGCTGCTGCCAATGCCCATTATGGCGCTGGCGATCAAACGCTACGGCGATCAGTTGCACCAGCGCTTCAAGCTGGCGCAGGCGGCGTTTTCCTCGCTCAACGACCGGACCCAGGAGAGCCTGACCAGTATCCGGATGATCAAAGCCTTCGGCCTGGAAGATCGCCAGTCGGCGCTGTTTGCTGCCGATGCTGCCGATACCGGGGCCAAAAACCTGCGCGTTGCCCGGATCGACGCCCGCTTTGATCCCACCATTTATATCGCCATTGGCACCGCTAATCTGCTGGCCATCGGCGGCGGTAGCTGGATGGTGATAAACGGCTCGCTGACCCTCGGCCAGTTGACCAGCTTTGCCATGTATCTGGGGCTGATGATCTGGCCGATGCTGGCTCTGGCCTGGATGTTCAACATCGTCGAGCGCGGTAGCGCGGCCTACAGCCGGATCCGCGCCATGCTCGCTGAAGCACCGGTGGTCAACGACGGCAGCGAGCGCGTGCCGGACGGGCGCGGCGAGCTGAACTTCTCAGTGCGGGCCTTTGCCTATCCGCATACGGAAAAAACGACGCTTGAAAACGTCCATTTCACGCTGCAACCCGGGCAAATGTTGGGGATCTGTGGCCCGACCGGGGCGGGGAAAAGTACCGTGCTCTCCCTGATCCAGCGCCACTTTGATATTGACCAGGGCGAGATCCGTTTCCACGATATTCCGCTCACTCAACTGCAACTCGACAGCTGGCGTAGCCGGCTGGCGGTGGTGAGCCAGACGCCGTTCCTCTTCTCCGATAGCGTCGCCAACAATATTGCGCTGGGTTGCCCGGAAGCGACCCGGGAAGCCATCGAGCACGTCGCCCGTCTTGCCAGCGTGCATGAGGATATTCTGCGCCTGCCTCAGGGCTATGAAACCGAAGTGGGCGAGCGCGGGGTGATGCTCTCGGGCGGCCAGAAGCAGCGTATTTCCATTGCCCGGGCGCTGCTGCTCAATGCCGAGATCCTGATCCTCGACGATGCCCTGTCCGCCGTGGATGGGCGTACCGAACATCAGATCCTGCATAACCTGCGCCAGTGGGGAGAGGGGCGCACGGTGATCATCAGTGCCCACCGTCTGTCGGCCCTGACCGAGGCGAGCGAAATTCTGGTGATGCAGCACGGGCATATTGCCCAGCGCGGACAGCATGAACAGCTGGCGGAGCAGCCGGGCTGGTATCGCGATATGTATCGCTATCAACAACTGGAAGCGGCGCTGGATGAGGTGCCGGAAATGAACGAGGAGGCCGCCGATGCGTAG
- the tesB gene encoding acyl-CoA thioesterase II, producing MSQALGNLLTLLNLEKIEEGLFRGQSEDLGLRQVFGGQVVGQALYAAKETVPAERFVHSFHSYFLRPGDSQKPIVYDVEVLRDGNSFSARRVAAVQNGKPIFYMTASFQAPEPGYEHQKTMPPAPAPDDLKSETDIARALAHLLPPQVKEKFLCDKPLEIRPVEFHNPMKGHTAEPARQVWIRANGTVPEDFRVHQYLLGYASDFNFLPVALQPHGVGFLEKGMQVATIDHSMWFHRPFDMNDWLLYSVESTSASSARGFVRGEFYTQDGVLVASTVQEGVMRNRG from the coding sequence ATGAGTCAGGCACTAGGCAATCTGCTGACATTATTAAACCTGGAAAAAATTGAAGAAGGACTCTTTCGGGGACAAAGCGAAGATCTGGGCTTGCGCCAGGTATTCGGCGGTCAGGTTGTGGGGCAGGCCCTCTACGCAGCTAAAGAGACAGTACCTGCAGAACGCTTTGTGCACTCCTTTCACAGCTACTTTTTGCGCCCTGGCGACAGCCAGAAACCGATCGTCTATGACGTGGAAGTCCTGCGCGACGGTAACAGCTTCAGCGCCCGTCGCGTGGCGGCCGTGCAGAACGGCAAACCAATCTTCTATATGACGGCGTCGTTCCAGGCCCCGGAGCCGGGCTATGAGCATCAGAAAACGATGCCCCCTGCTCCGGCACCGGATGACTTAAAGTCTGAAACGGACATTGCCCGCGCACTGGCGCATCTGCTGCCCCCTCAGGTGAAAGAGAAGTTTCTCTGCGACAAGCCGCTGGAGATCCGCCCGGTTGAGTTCCATAACCCGATGAAGGGCCATACCGCCGAGCCGGCGCGTCAGGTCTGGATCCGCGCTAACGGCACGGTGCCGGAAGATTTCCGCGTCCACCAGTATCTGCTGGGTTACGCATCCGATTTCAACTTCCTGCCGGTTGCCCTGCAACCGCACGGCGTGGGCTTCCTGGAGAAAGGGATGCAGGTTGCCACTATCGACCATTCGATGTGGTTCCACCGTCCGTTTGATATGAACGACTGGCTGCTGTACAGCGTGGAGAGTACCTCGGCGTCGAGCGCGCGCGGGTTTGTTCGCGGTGAGTTTTATACCCAGGACGGTGTGCTGGTAGCTTCTACGGTGCAGGAAGGGGTGATGCGCAACCGGGGATGA
- the yczR gene encoding MocR-like transcription factor YczR, with protein sequence MSSRRFGSQSLVRLLGHWQQETSRTPLWRQLADALRLLILDGRLALDTRLPGERELALALEVSRTTVSSALAHLRDEGYLESRHGSGSRVILPDSRTPPTRANASAALDLSTAALGAGPEIHQAYTHALTAMTQHLTQTGYDQLGLLALREAIAARYTARGLPTRAEEVMVVNGAVSGLALVLRMFTGPGDRVVVDHPTYPLAIAAIQGASCRPVGVSLPHSGWDIDGFAATLAQTAPRLAYLMPDFHNPTGRCMDAASREAIAAIAARARTTLVVDETMADLWFDAPPPPPLAAFCPNGNVITLGSAGKSFWGGLRLGWIRAPSRTIATLAQTRDTLDLGSPLLEQLATLWLIENGDTFLPARRQMLRARRDRCAALLREHFPEWRFQMPEGGLSYWVELPDMLATQLATRAEAAGIHLGTGTRFGLSGAFDRYLRMPFSLEPAELESALVRIKPLWLALNKSGQLLKRTLV encoded by the coding sequence ATGTCATCGCGTCGTTTTGGAAGCCAGTCACTGGTGCGCCTGTTAGGCCACTGGCAGCAGGAGACCTCCCGTACCCCACTGTGGCGTCAGCTGGCCGATGCGCTACGCCTGCTGATCCTCGACGGCAGACTGGCGCTGGATACGCGCCTGCCGGGCGAGCGCGAGCTGGCCTTAGCCCTGGAAGTAAGCCGTACCACGGTCAGTAGCGCGCTTGCGCATCTGCGCGATGAAGGCTATCTCGAAAGTCGCCACGGCAGCGGATCCCGGGTGATCCTGCCCGACAGCCGCACGCCCCCGACCCGCGCCAACGCCAGTGCGGCGCTGGATCTCTCCACCGCGGCACTGGGGGCCGGGCCGGAGATCCATCAGGCCTACACCCATGCCCTGACCGCCATGACGCAGCATCTGACGCAAACCGGCTACGACCAGCTGGGGTTACTGGCGCTGCGCGAGGCCATTGCCGCACGCTATACGGCTCGGGGTCTGCCTACCCGGGCGGAAGAGGTGATGGTAGTTAACGGTGCGGTCAGCGGGCTGGCGCTGGTGCTGCGGATGTTTACCGGGCCCGGCGATCGGGTAGTGGTGGATCATCCCACCTACCCGCTGGCTATCGCCGCCATCCAGGGGGCCTCTTGTCGACCGGTCGGTGTATCGCTGCCGCACTCCGGCTGGGACATCGACGGTTTTGCGGCCACCCTCGCCCAGACCGCACCGCGGCTGGCTTACCTGATGCCGGACTTTCATAACCCCACCGGCCGCTGTATGGATGCGGCCAGCCGTGAGGCCATCGCCGCCATTGCTGCCCGGGCCCGCACCACGCTGGTGGTGGATGAGACCATGGCCGATCTCTGGTTCGATGCCCCTCCTCCACCGCCGCTGGCCGCCTTCTGCCCGAACGGCAATGTCATCACCCTCGGCTCGGCGGGAAAAAGTTTCTGGGGAGGCCTGCGTCTGGGCTGGATTCGTGCTCCGTCGCGCACTATCGCCACCCTGGCGCAAACCCGCGATACCCTCGATCTGGGCTCGCCGCTGCTGGAGCAGCTGGCCACCCTGTGGTTGATTGAGAATGGCGACACCTTTTTACCGGCGCGGCGGCAGATGCTGCGCGCACGACGCGATCGCTGTGCGGCGTTACTGCGGGAACATTTTCCAGAGTGGCGTTTCCAGATGCCTGAGGGTGGCCTCTCCTACTGGGTGGAGCTGCCGGATATGCTGGCTACCCAGCTGGCTACCCGCGCTGAAGCGGCTGGGATCCATCTGGGAACCGGGACGCGCTTTGGCCTGTCCGGGGCCTTTGACCGCTATCTGCGGATGCCCTTCTCGCTGGAACCTGCGGAGCTTGAAAGTGCGCTGGTGCGCATCAAGCCGCTGTGGCTGGCGCTGAATAAAAGCGGACAATTGTTAAAACGCACCCTTGTATAA
- the amtB gene encoding ammonium transporter AmtB, which yields MNTTTLKAGLGSLALLPGLAMAAPAVADKADNAFMMICTALVLFMTIPGIALFYGGLIRGKNVLSMLTQVTVTFALVCVLWVVYGYSLAFGEGNAFFGSFNWAMLKNIELTAVMGSFYQYIHVAFQGSFACITVGLIVGALAERIRFSAVLIFVVVWLTLSYVPVAHMVWGGGLLASHGALDFAGGTVVHINAAVAGLVGAYLIGKRVGFGKEAFKPHNLPMVFTGTAILYFGWFGFNAGSASAANEIAALAFVNTVIATAGAILSWIFGEWAVRGKPSLLGACSGAIAGLVGITPACGFVGVGGALIVGIVAGLAGLWGVTALKRVLRVDDPCDVFGVHGVCGIVGCIMTGIFASTSLGGVGYAEGVTMGHQVLVQLESIGITVVWSGVVAFIGYKLADMTVGLRVPEEQEREGLDVNSHGENAYNA from the coding sequence ATGAACACAACAACACTCAAAGCAGGTCTGGGGTCTCTGGCACTGCTGCCGGGGCTGGCAATGGCGGCACCGGCGGTCGCAGATAAAGCCGATAACGCCTTTATGATGATTTGCACCGCGCTGGTGCTGTTTATGACCATTCCGGGGATTGCATTATTTTACGGCGGCCTGATCCGCGGTAAAAACGTCCTCTCCATGCTCACGCAGGTGACGGTAACTTTCGCTCTGGTGTGCGTCCTGTGGGTGGTCTACGGCTATTCATTGGCCTTCGGTGAAGGCAACGCCTTCTTCGGCAGTTTCAACTGGGCGATGCTGAAAAATATCGAGCTGACCGCGGTGATGGGCAGCTTCTATCAGTACATCCACGTGGCGTTCCAGGGCTCATTCGCCTGTATCACCGTCGGCCTGATTGTCGGGGCGCTGGCGGAACGTATTCGCTTTTCCGCGGTGCTGATCTTCGTGGTGGTGTGGCTGACCCTCTCCTACGTGCCGGTGGCGCATATGGTCTGGGGCGGCGGTCTGTTAGCTTCCCATGGCGCGCTGGACTTTGCGGGCGGTACCGTGGTTCACATTAACGCCGCGGTGGCGGGCCTGGTCGGTGCATACCTGATTGGCAAACGCGTTGGTTTTGGCAAAGAGGCCTTCAAACCGCACAACCTGCCGATGGTCTTTACCGGTACGGCGATCCTCTACTTCGGCTGGTTTGGCTTTAACGCCGGTTCCGCCAGTGCAGCCAACGAGATCGCGGCGCTGGCCTTCGTGAACACCGTGATTGCGACGGCGGGTGCGATTCTCTCCTGGATCTTTGGCGAGTGGGCGGTACGCGGTAAACCTTCCCTGCTGGGTGCCTGTTCCGGTGCCATTGCGGGTCTGGTTGGCATTACCCCGGCCTGTGGTTTTGTCGGTGTCGGCGGTGCGCTGATCGTCGGGATTGTGGCAGGCCTGGCGGGTCTGTGGGGCGTCACGGCGCTGAAACGTGTGCTGCGTGTGGACGATCCTTGTGATGTCTTTGGCGTGCACGGCGTGTGCGGCATCGTCGGCTGCATTATGACCGGCATCTTCGCCTCGACCTCCCTGGGCGGCGTCGGCTACGCAGAAGGCGTGACCATGGGTCATCAGGTCCTGGTGCAGCTGGAAAGTATCGGCATCACCGTGGTCTGGTCCGGCGTGGTGGCCTTTATCGGCTACAAGCTGGCGGACATGACGGTGGGTCTGCGCGTACCGGAAGAGCAGGAGCGCGAAGGTCTGGACGTCAACAGCCACGGCGAGAATGCGTATAACGCGTGA